In Daphnia magna isolate NIES linkage group LG5, ASM2063170v1.1, whole genome shotgun sequence, a single genomic region encodes these proteins:
- the LOC116922671 gene encoding kelch-like ECH-associated protein 1 yields MDSNPGCSNTGLSQCWKLRSHCSQASSDHSLVSGLDPASFTFTAQGEMKCCIKSYQYDLLKSLYVMKHNQMLTDVRLDVANESFHAHKIVLAAASPYFKAMFTSGLREKDASVVKLQGVCPTVMNKLLSFIYTGEIVINQLVVCQLLPTASMLQVSPVIQACCTFLENQLDPSNALGIAAFAEQHHCSNLYKAANEFIDQHFIQVCQEEEFLQLSSCQLVALIRRDHLNVREERDVYNAVLKWVRSNEEHRRPRMEDILGAVRCHYLSPSFLKDQMKNCDILKKVPACREHLAKIFQELSLHKSPCVPQRTPSAPCVLYIVAGFSRRSLNLFEAFSVGENKWLPLSPLPKSLSGLGGAFLRGLLYAVGGRENVPEALGDSGHVNAYDPTSNTWQSRADLLQTRHRPGLAVLDGYLYAIGGASGKTHLDSVERYNPERDQWEWVAPMNSPRVGVAAAVVNRLLYAIGGFNGVDRLKTVECFHPEKNEWIFVSPMNQQRSGAGVVALGPYIFVAGGMSPTGQLNSFERYDTEKDVWTPLSPMLSARSALTLAVLEKQIYAMGGFNGTSVVDVVEIYNIETDQWRVGPPLSCPRSGHASAVFCSPCSAHSAPG; encoded by the exons ATGGACAGCAATCCTGGTTGTTCAAACACAGGATTATCACAATGTTGGAAACTACGGTCACACTGCTCTCAAGCTTCCAGCGATCACAGCTTAGTTTCAGGTTTGGATCCTGCTTCGTTCACATTCACTGCTCAAGGAGAAATGAAGTGTTGCATTAAATCTTATCAATATGATCTGCTTAAG AGTCTGTATGTGATGAAGCATAACCAGATGTTAACAGATGTACGGTTGGATGTGGCAAATGAATCCTTTCATGCTCACAAGATAGTATTGGCAGCTGCCAGTCCGTACTTTAAGG CCATGTTCACGAGTGGCCTCAGAGAAAAGGATGCGTCTGTTGTAAAGTTACAAGGAGTTTGCCCAACTGTGATGAACAAacttctttctttcatttataCTGGTGAAATTGTGATCAATCAATTAGTTGTCTGCCAATTGCTTCCCACAGCGAGTATGCTGCAG GTATCTCCAGTGATTCAGGCCTGTTGCACCTTCCTCGAAAACCAATTGGATCCAAGTAATGCTCTTGGTATTGCAGCATTTGCTGAGCAGCATCACTGTAGTAATTTGTACAAAGCTGCAAATGAGTTTATTGATCAGCACTTtattcaa gTTTGCCAAGAGGAAGAATTTTTGCAGCTGAGTTCATGCCAACTAGTAGCACTTATCCGACGAGACCATTTAAATGTTAGGGAAGAACGAGATGTATACAACGCAGTTCTAAAG TGGGTTCGAAGTAATGAAGAGCACAGACGGCCTAGAATGGAAGACATTTTAGGAGCAGTCCGCTGCCATTATCTCTCACCCAGCTTCCTAAAGGACCAAATGAAGAACTGTGATATATTGAAAAAA GTACCAGCTTGTCGCGAACATTTGGCGAAAATTTTTCAGGAATTGTCGCTTCACAAATCACCGTGTGTACCGCAAAGAACTCCCTCAGCTCCTTGTGTTCTTTACATTGTAGCTGGATTCTCACGTCGTTCCCTTAATCTCTTCGAAGCCTTTTCTGTCGGCGAAAATAAGTGGCTCCCACTCTCGCCATTACCGAAATCGCTTTCCGGCCTTGGAGGAGCTTTTTTGC GAGGTCTTTTGTATGCCGTTGGTGGCCGAGAAAACGTTCCTGAAGCATTGGGTGATAGTGGTCACGTAAACGCCTACGATCCCACAAGTAACACTTGGCAATCGCGGGCTGATTTACTTCAAACTAGACATCGACCTGGGCTAGCAGTACTCGATGGCTATCTTTATGCAATTGGAGGAGCGTCTGGCAAGACACACTTGGACTCTGTCGAACGGTATAATCCTGAACGCGATCAGTGGGAATGGGTAGCACCCATGAATAGCCCTCGTGTAGGAGTAGCGGCAGCTGTCGTCAATCGATTACTCTACGCTATAGGAGGATTCAATGGAGTAGACCGCTTAAAAACTGTTGAATGTTTCCACCCAGAAAAAAACGAGTGGATATTTGTTAG TCCGATGAATCAACAACGAAGTGGTGCCGGAGTAGTGGCTCTTGGGCCATACATCTTTGTCGCTGGCGGAATGAGTCCTACTGGTCAACTGAATTCTTTTGAACGATACGACACAGAAAAAGATGTCTGGACACCTTTGAGTCCGATGTTGTCAGCTAGAAGTGCACTGACTTTAGCAGTCCTGGAAAAACAAATCTACGCCATGGGAGG ATTCAATGGAACCAGCGTGGTCGACGTAGTAGAAATTTATAATATTGAAACTGATCAATGGCGTGTTGGCCCACCGCTGAGCTGCCCGCGTTCCGGTCATGCATCTGCAGTTTTCTGCTCTCCGTGTTCTGCGCATTCGGCACCCGGTTGA